Within Winogradskyella helgolandensis, the genomic segment CTTCTTTAATTTTTTGCGTAACACCCTTGATGTCTCCTCCTTTAAACCCTCTGAGTTTAGCCGTTTCTTTGGTTCTGTCAAAATTAATATCGTTTGAAGGGTCAGCATTATTGAAACGATCTGTTAATAAGAAATAGAGATTTGCACCTTCCCAAACGAAAGGTGTTTCAATAGTTTGTTCTGTCTCTGCAACAGCAACCATGTGTTCCTTGTCCTTATTTTTACAGCTCAAAGTGATTAGTATAAAGGTGAATAAAAATAGTTTCTTCATGTTTTATAGTTTTAGACTTGCTAGGTTTTTAAAACCAACAAAGACTTATAATTTTTTTTAATGACTTCTCGATACAAATTTGATCATACTTCGCAAATTCACTCGAAGTGACGATTGATTATTTTATTATTGTGCGTCCTGCTAGGTTTGTAAAACCTGCTAGGACTTAGTTAATTTTTAAAATAAACGACTCTAAAGGTTTGATATCAATTCTCACTTCAGCCTTACCATTTTCTACTTTTAATGTTGATGAATAAGCATTATACAACTCGTCTTTTACCTCATATTCGCCACCTATAAGTCCTAATTTCTGAACCAAATCTTCTGGTAATTGCAATTCGAAGCCATAGGTGTTTTCTGCATTGAAATTTGAAATAATAATCAACTTCTCGTCGTCACTCCAACGTACAAATGACAATACTTTATCATTATACCATTCCGTATGTTGATGGTTGTAATGTTGAATATCTTGATAGTCGCCCATCAAAGCCGAACTATTTATCGTAAAATTCAACAGTCGTTTATAAAAATCACGAAGTTCTTTTTCTGCTTCTGTGGATTGCCCACCATCAAACTTTTTATCGTTTACCCAACGCACCTGACTAGGCACTGAACCATAATCAAAAATTGACGTTCTCGTTGGATCTCCAAAGCCTAAATCTTCAGCGCCTGGTTCTCCGAATTCTTGACCAAAATAAATCATGGTTGGTGCTGTGGATGACGTTGCAGAAACGACCATTGCAGGTTTTCCTTTTTCTGCGCTTCCTGCAAAATCTGGACTTGCAATACGTTGCTCATCATGATTTTCTAAAAAGAGAAGCATGTTGTGCTCAATATCTCGTAAATCATCTAAAATTGGTGGCACATTATCTGTACTTCCATGCCCTTGCATCACATGTTTTAAGGTATCGTATAACTGAACTTTGTCATATAAATAATCCATTTTCCCTTTTCGGATGTAATCTCTATATAAACTTGGATTGTACACCTCCGCTAATAAAAACGCATCTGGATTTTCCATTTTTATAGCTGAATTCATATAACTCCAAAATTCAACTGGCACCATTTCTGCCATATCATAACGGAATCCATCCACGCCTTTTTCGGTCCAATACAAAGCGATCTCTTTGAATTTTATCCAAGAACTTGGAACTGTTTTACCGTTCCAAAACTCGAAATGCTTTTTATAATCTTCATTATCAAAACCATCTGGTAACTCGTCAAAATCTTTTCTACCTTCTGGTGAAACTCCGTAATTAACTTTTACCGTTTCGTACCAATCGTTGATGTCTGGTTGCGATGCTCTTGAGCCATTACCTGTCCATTTGGCTGGAACTTCTTCGAACTTACTATCTGCTAAAGGCTGTTGTTCTCCACCTAAAGGTTGGTAACCGTTTTTCCACTCTGGTACTTTAAAGGCTTCACCCGGATTGTAGTAAAAATTATTGTTAACGTCGTAAGTCTTAGTTTTATCATCGTCTGCACCAAAATCGGTTATCCCTTCAGGATTAGTTAAACTTTCGTAATTACGTGCCACGTGATTAGGAACGATATCTATAATGACTTTTAATCCTGCGTTGTGAGAACGTTCAATTAAGGCTTCAAACTCTTCTAATCGGTTTTCAACATTGACTGCTAAATCTGGATTCACATTATAATAATCCTTTACAGCATATGGTGAACCAGCTCTACCTTTTACGATATCTGGATCATCATTTGAGATGCCGAATTCCGTATAATCTGTAATGACATCGTGATGCGGCACTCCTGTATACCAAATATGTGTTACGCCTAAGTCCTTGATTTCTTTTAAGGCTTTATCCGTAAAATCGTTGAATTTCCCAACCCCATTTTCTTCTAAAGTTCCCCAAGGTTTGTTAGTCGTATTTGTGTTTCCGAATAGACGTGTAAAAACTTGATAAACGACTTCTTTTTTCTTCATTTGAGTTTTAATTTCTTTTGTTTTTGGCAACTCTTTTATGTCGTTTTTACAACTCATAAACACTGTAAAAACTAAAGCAATTAAGATAAGATTTTTTATGTGCATTGCATTATTTTTTTAGTTTGATTTTGATTAAAGAATGTTCCCTTGGATTGCGCTCAACTGGGATTTTAAGCACTTTTGAATTTTCATCCCATTCAAATCGACGACTTGGTCCAACAATCACGCTTTTTGGTTTTTTATCTAGTCCATGAATTAATAAATAAAATACGCGACCTTTTGTTTCAAGTTTTTCACCTATGGTATCGTTAATATTAAATTCTAATTGCCTTCCATTTTTAGTCATATCAAATGAAAGCAATTCATAATTTTTATTTTGAATTGGATTTGAAGACATCCCATTATCTGTATAAATTTGAGCTGAACTCGCAGTTACAGATTCATCATAGTAATAATGCACATGGTAATACGTATCCTTATAATCTAAGGTGGTTTGCACCAACTCAGCTTCCGGGATAAAAGCACCAGCTCTAACATACGTCGGAATAGAATTTTCTTTGAGTTGAACCGTTTTTGTTTGTCCACCTTCAATTCTCTTATGAGTATAAAAATCGAACCACACATTATCCTTCGGAAAATAAACCTCCTGCTCTCTTTTACCAGCTTCCAAAACAGGCGACACCAAAATATCATTTCCCCATAAATAAGTTTTTGAGTAATTGAATAATTCAGGGTTATCAGATTCTTCAAAAAATAATGGTCTCATCAACGGTTTCCCGGATTGGTTATTTTCATAAACCAAATTGTAATTGTAAGGCAATAATTTGTAACGTAATTCAATAGCTTGCTTTGCTAAAGCTTTTGCTTTCGTACTTCTAAAAATAGGCTCGCTAGGTACATCTTCTTGTGCATGTGGTCTAAAAATAGGATTGAACACACCATATTGCAACCAACGCACATACAATTCATCATCTAAATTATCTCCTGCAAATCCGCCTAAATCGGAATGCATATAAGCCAAACCTTGCATTCCCAT encodes:
- a CDS encoding alpha-amylase family glycosyl hydrolase — protein: MHIKNLILIALVFTVFMSCKNDIKELPKTKEIKTQMKKKEVVYQVFTRLFGNTNTTNKPWGTLEENGVGKFNDFTDKALKEIKDLGVTHIWYTGVPHHDVITDYTEFGISNDDPDIVKGRAGSPYAVKDYYNVNPDLAVNVENRLEEFEALIERSHNAGLKVIIDIVPNHVARNYESLTNPEGITDFGADDDKTKTYDVNNNFYYNPGEAFKVPEWKNGYQPLGGEQQPLADSKFEEVPAKWTGNGSRASQPDINDWYETVKVNYGVSPEGRKDFDELPDGFDNEDYKKHFEFWNGKTVPSSWIKFKEIALYWTEKGVDGFRYDMAEMVPVEFWSYMNSAIKMENPDAFLLAEVYNPSLYRDYIRKGKMDYLYDKVQLYDTLKHVMQGHGSTDNVPPILDDLRDIEHNMLLFLENHDEQRIASPDFAGSAEKGKPAMVVSATSSTAPTMIYFGQEFGEPGAEDLGFGDPTRTSIFDYGSVPSQVRWVNDKKFDGGQSTEAEKELRDFYKRLLNFTINSSALMGDYQDIQHYNHQHTEWYNDKVLSFVRWSDDEKLIIISNFNAENTYGFELQLPEDLVQKLGLIGGEYEVKDELYNAYSSTLKVENGKAEVRIDIKPLESFILKIN